One genomic window of Meles meles chromosome 3, mMelMel3.1 paternal haplotype, whole genome shotgun sequence includes the following:
- the FGF18 gene encoding fibroblast growth factor 18, giving the protein MYSAPSACTCLCLHFLLLCFQVQVLAAEENVDFRIHVENQTRARDDVSRKQLRLYQLYSRTSGKHIQVLGRRISARGEDGDKYAQLLVETDTFGSQVRIKGKETEFYLCMNRKGKLVGKPDGTSKECVFIEKVLENNYTALMSAKYSGWYVGFTKKGRPRKGPKTRENQQDVHFMKRYPKGQAELQKPFKYTTVTKRSRRIRPTHPG; this is encoded by the exons ATGTATTCAGCGCCCTCCGCCTGCACTTGCCT GTGTTTACACTTCCTACTGCTGTGCTTCCAGGTACAG GTGCTGGCGGCCGAGGAGAACGTGGACTTCCGCATCCACGTGGAGAACCAGACGCGGGCCCGGGACGATGTGAGCCGAAAGCAGCTGCGGCTGTACCAGCTGTACAGCCGGACCAGTGGGAAGCACATCCAGGTCCTGGGCCGCAGGATCAGTGCCCGCGGCGAGGACGGGGACAAGTATG CCCAGCTCCTAGTGGAGACAGACACCTTCGGTAGTCAAGTCCGGATCAAGGGCAAGGAGACGGAATTCTACCTGTGTATGAACCGGAAAGGCAAGCTCGTGGGGAAG CCCGATGGCACCAGCAAGGAGTGTGTATTCATTGAGAAGGTCCTGGAGAACAACTACACAGCCCTGATGTCCGCCAAGTACTCTGGCTGGTACGTGGGCTTCACCAAGAAGGGGCGGCCGCGGAAGGGTCCCAAGACTCGGGAGAACCAGCAGGACGTGCACTTCATGAAACGCTACCCCAAGGGGCAGGCAGAGCTGCAGAAGCCCTTCAAGTACACCACGGTGACCAAGAGGTCCCGGCGGATCCGCCCCACGCACCCCGGCTAG